Proteins found in one Egibacteraceae bacterium genomic segment:
- the ppc gene encoding phosphoenolpyruvate carboxylase encodes MVEASESGDIRLRADIRRLASLLGETLVRQHGEELLELVEQVRLLGKAALASPEAGGQLQDLLETIDLDRAIALARAFTTYFHLANIAEQTHRIGELAEKEADESSLAAAVERIGAADLAPAEISGVLARLELRPVFTAHPTEASRRSVLTKLQRVADLLAVRNDPRAPPQEIERVDRRLDEIIELLWQTDELRMDRPEPVDEAGAVLYYFDELFSAVIPDLFDDVTTCLANLGVDLPPDAVPIRFGTWVGGDRDGNPYITPTVTRQVLRVQVDHALRNLLAAVEQLAGQLSSSVRVIGVTSELERSLSDDRRRLGHIYDRYVRLNREEPYRLKCAYITERLRNTRTRVMEDRPPGSEEYADAEDLLAELRLMYESLLANRGTRIARGPVARVMRLVAAFRLFLATMDIREHSAVHHAALASLYDNISLRPSYGKMDREARTAVLTEELWGRRPLTSPMSSLEPGAERALATFRVVAEALDRYGKGVVESYIVSMTNGVDDVLAATVLAREVGLVDLHAGVARIGFVPLLETLDAVRGAGTFLDVLLSNSAYRRVVEHRGHLQEVMIGYSDSSKEAGMVTSRWELHRAQRHLVEVARRHGVALRIFHGRGGSVGRGGGPTHKAVLAQPPGTVDAQIKITEQGEVISDKYGLPGLARRNLDLTLGATLEASLLHRTLIAAPATLARWDEAMDVVSDAAHTAYRGLVDAPGFPEYFRTATPVEELADLKIGSRPARRSGSELSDLRAIPWVFGWNQSRQIVPGWFGLGSGLAAARAAGLADTLTEMHAEWRFFKMLLSDAQMVLAKVDLEIAGRYVQRLVPPALRPLFDVVVAEHERTLTELLAVTGERELLEHQPVLRRTLAVRDTYLAPLHYLQVALLARVRAVEEPDLQLRRALLVTLNGTAAGLRNTG; translated from the coding sequence ATGGTCGAGGCCAGCGAGAGCGGAGACATCCGGCTGCGGGCGGACATCCGCCGGCTGGCGAGCCTGCTGGGTGAGACCCTGGTCCGCCAGCACGGTGAGGAGCTGCTGGAGCTGGTCGAGCAGGTCCGGCTGCTCGGCAAGGCGGCGCTGGCCTCGCCCGAGGCCGGCGGGCAGCTGCAGGACCTGCTGGAGACCATCGACCTCGACCGGGCGATCGCCCTCGCGCGCGCGTTCACCACGTACTTCCACCTCGCCAACATCGCCGAGCAGACCCACCGCATCGGCGAGCTGGCGGAGAAGGAAGCCGACGAGAGCTCCCTCGCTGCGGCCGTCGAGCGCATCGGCGCCGCCGACCTGGCGCCCGCCGAGATCAGCGGGGTGCTGGCACGACTGGAGCTGCGTCCGGTGTTCACCGCGCACCCGACGGAGGCGTCGCGTCGCTCGGTGCTGACCAAGCTGCAGCGGGTGGCCGACCTGCTCGCCGTCCGCAACGACCCCCGGGCCCCGCCCCAGGAGATCGAGCGCGTGGACCGGCGCCTGGACGAGATCATCGAGCTGCTGTGGCAGACCGACGAGCTGCGCATGGACCGCCCCGAGCCCGTCGACGAGGCGGGGGCGGTGCTCTACTACTTCGACGAGCTGTTCTCGGCGGTCATCCCCGACCTGTTCGACGACGTCACCACCTGTCTGGCCAACCTCGGCGTCGACCTGCCCCCCGACGCGGTGCCGATCCGGTTCGGCACCTGGGTGGGCGGCGACCGCGACGGCAACCCCTACATCACGCCCACCGTGACCCGCCAGGTGCTGCGGGTGCAGGTCGACCACGCCCTGCGCAACCTGCTCGCCGCGGTGGAGCAGCTCGCCGGCCAGCTGTCCTCCTCGGTGCGGGTCATCGGCGTGACCTCGGAGCTGGAGCGCAGCCTGAGCGACGACCGGCGCCGGCTCGGGCACATCTACGACCGCTACGTGCGACTCAACCGTGAGGAGCCCTACCGGCTGAAGTGCGCCTACATCACCGAGCGGCTGCGCAACACGCGGACCCGCGTCATGGAGGACCGGCCCCCCGGCTCCGAGGAGTACGCCGACGCGGAGGACCTGCTGGCCGAGCTGCGGCTCATGTACGAGTCCCTGCTGGCCAACCGGGGCACGCGCATCGCCCGTGGTCCGGTGGCGCGGGTCATGCGCCTGGTCGCGGCCTTCCGGCTGTTTCTCGCCACGATGGACATCCGCGAGCACTCCGCGGTCCACCACGCCGCCCTCGCGTCGCTGTACGACAACATCAGCTTGCGCCCGTCGTACGGGAAGATGGACCGGGAGGCGCGCACCGCGGTGCTCACGGAGGAGCTCTGGGGTCGTCGGCCGCTGACCAGCCCGATGAGCTCCCTGGAGCCCGGCGCCGAACGGGCGCTCGCAACCTTCCGGGTCGTGGCCGAGGCCCTCGACCGCTACGGCAAGGGGGTGGTCGAGTCCTACATCGTGTCGATGACCAACGGCGTCGATGACGTGCTCGCGGCGACGGTGCTGGCTCGGGAGGTCGGCTTGGTCGACCTCCACGCCGGCGTCGCGCGGATCGGGTTCGTCCCGCTGCTGGAGACCCTCGATGCGGTGCGGGGTGCCGGCACGTTCCTGGACGTGCTGTTGAGCAACTCCGCGTACCGCCGGGTTGTGGAGCACCGCGGCCACCTGCAGGAGGTGATGATCGGATACTCCGACTCCTCGAAGGAGGCCGGGATGGTGACGTCCCGGTGGGAGCTGCACCGGGCGCAGCGCCACCTCGTCGAGGTCGCCCGCCGGCACGGGGTGGCGCTGCGGATCTTCCACGGTCGTGGTGGCAGCGTGGGCCGTGGCGGCGGACCCACGCACAAGGCGGTGCTGGCGCAGCCGCCGGGCACCGTCGACGCGCAGATCAAGATCACCGAGCAGGGCGAGGTGATCTCCGACAAGTACGGCCTGCCCGGCCTGGCCCGGCGCAACCTCGATCTGACGCTCGGCGCGACGCTCGAGGCGTCGCTGCTGCACCGCACACTGATCGCTGCGCCCGCCACCCTCGCGCGTTGGGACGAGGCCATGGACGTGGTGTCCGACGCCGCGCACACCGCGTACCGCGGTCTGGTCGACGCGCCGGGCTTCCCGGAGTACTTCCGCACCGCCACGCCGGTGGAGGAGCTCGCGGATCTGAAGATCGGCTCCCGACCCGCGCGCCGCTCCGGGTCCGAGCTGAGCGACCTGCGCGCCATCCCCTGGGTGTTCGGCTGGAACCAGTCGCGCCAGATCGTGCCGGGCTGGTTCGGTCTGGGCTCGGGTCTGGCCGCCGCCCGGGCTGCGGGCCTCGCCGACACCCTGACCGAGATGCACGCCGAGTGGCGGTTCTTCAAGATGCTCCTGTCCGACGCCCAGATGGTGCTGGCCAAGGTCGACCTGGAGATCGCTGGGCGCTACGTCCAGCGGCTGGTGCCCCCGGCGCTGCGGCCGCTGTTCGACGTCGTGGTCGCCGAGCACGAGCGCACGCTGACCGAGCTGCTCGCGGTCACCGGCGAGCGCGAGCTGCTCGAGCACCAGCCGGTGCTGCGTCGCACCCTGGCCGTGCGCGACACCTACCTCGCTCCGTTGCACTATCTCCAGGTGGCCCTGCTGGCCCGCGTCCGAGCGGTCGAGGAGCCCGACCTCCAGCTGCGGCGCGCGCTCCTGGTCACGCTCAACGGGACCGCCGCCGGGCTGCGCAACACCGGGTGA
- a CDS encoding S-layer homology domain-containing protein has protein sequence MKTPFAVTRLLALAVLAVGLTAAPAAAHDRSCTGTIGAETVDGSVTVPAGAACTLNGTTVEGNVLVEPGAQLTVSEASIDGNIQDDNNDAGAVSVTATQVGGGATVQSSAIVGDVQFESNSGLFSADGNDIGGNLQVNQNTGGVTITDNVIDGNLQCESNNPAPTGGGNTVHGDTEGQCADLDAAPDGFTDVQPGSTHAAAIDWLVDAGITQGCTADGSRYCPNNPVTRAQMATFLDRALDLPAGTATFADVTAGSTHAAGIAAVADAGITQGCTADGSRYCPN, from the coding sequence ATGAAGACGCCTTTCGCCGTCACCCGCCTCCTGGCCCTCGCGGTACTCGCCGTCGGGCTCACCGCCGCGCCTGCGGCCGCCCACGACCGCTCCTGCACCGGCACGATCGGGGCGGAGACGGTCGACGGCAGCGTCACCGTGCCGGCCGGTGCCGCGTGCACGTTGAACGGCACCACCGTGGAGGGCAACGTCCTCGTGGAGCCGGGCGCGCAGCTGACCGTCAGCGAGGCGTCCATCGACGGCAACATCCAAGACGACAACAACGATGCGGGCGCGGTCAGCGTCACGGCGACGCAGGTCGGCGGCGGCGCGACCGTGCAGTCCTCGGCCATCGTCGGCGATGTGCAGTTCGAGTCCAACAGCGGGCTGTTCAGCGCCGACGGCAACGACATCGGCGGCAACCTGCAGGTCAACCAGAACACCGGCGGCGTGACCATCACCGACAACGTGATCGACGGCAACCTGCAGTGCGAGTCGAACAACCCCGCCCCGACCGGCGGTGGCAACACCGTGCACGGCGACACCGAGGGCCAGTGCGCCGACCTCGACGCGGCGCCAGACGGCTTCACCGACGTGCAGCCGGGCTCCACCCACGCCGCCGCGATCGACTGGCTCGTGGACGCCGGCATCACCCAAGGCTGCACCGCCGACGGGAGCCGCTACTGCCCCAACAACCCCGTCACCCGCGCCCAGATGGCCACCTTCCTCGACCGCGCCCTGGACCTGCCCGCCGGCACGGCGACGTTTGCTGACGTGACCGCCGGCAGCACCCACGCCGCCGGCATCGCCGCCGTCGCCGACGCCGGCATCACCCAAGGCTGCACCGCCGACGGGAGCCGCTACTGCCCCAACA
- a CDS encoding alpha/beta fold hydrolase, whose translation MVQVMPGCEAWSAEGGEVGALVLHGFTGNPSSTRPLAEALADRGFAVEMPRLPGHGTRWQELGKTTWHDWAREAVAAHEALRARTTARVVVGQSMGGALALYLAATRGPHLSGVVLINPYVREGDPRLKALPLLKWVLPGVPGVGNDIAKPDADEKPYARVPLRALASVVAFQRRVRDHLGAVTAPTLVFTSRQDHVVDTGNSRLVLDGISAVDVEQVWLERSYHVATLDVEAQEIVDRTVAFINRVTATTPGS comes from the coding sequence ATGGTGCAGGTCATGCCCGGGTGCGAAGCCTGGTCGGCGGAGGGCGGCGAGGTCGGGGCGCTCGTCCTGCACGGCTTCACAGGCAACCCGTCCAGCACGCGACCGCTGGCCGAGGCGCTGGCCGACCGGGGCTTCGCGGTCGAGATGCCCCGCCTGCCCGGACACGGCACGCGCTGGCAGGAGCTGGGCAAGACGACGTGGCACGACTGGGCCCGCGAGGCGGTGGCGGCCCATGAGGCACTGCGGGCACGGACCACGGCGCGGGTGGTGGTGGGGCAGTCGATGGGCGGCGCGCTGGCGCTCTACCTGGCCGCGACCCGCGGGCCGCACCTTTCGGGGGTGGTCCTCATCAACCCCTACGTGCGGGAGGGCGACCCCCGGCTGAAGGCGCTGCCGCTGCTCAAATGGGTGCTGCCGGGGGTCCCCGGGGTCGGCAACGACATCGCCAAGCCGGACGCTGACGAGAAGCCCTACGCCCGGGTGCCGCTGCGGGCCCTGGCCAGCGTGGTGGCGTTCCAGCGCCGGGTCCGCGACCACCTGGGCGCGGTCACGGCCCCGACCCTGGTCTTCACCTCTCGTCAGGACCACGTCGTCGACACCGGCAACAGCCGCCTGGTGCTCGACGGCATCAGCGCCGTCGACGTCGAGCAGGTCTGGCTGGAGCGCAGCTACCACGTCGCCACCCTCGACGTCGAGGCACAGGAGATCGTCGACCGCACCGTCGCCTTCATCAACCGCGTGACCGCGACAACGCCGGGGTCGTGA
- a CDS encoding sulfurtransferase: MPAKPDALVTTDWVASHLDDDAVVIVEVDEDASAYDRDHIPGAVGLDWRADLQDPVRRTFLDKAGFEQLMDAHGITNDTHVVLYGGNNNWFAAYAYWYFRIYGHDRVSLMDGGRKLWEQQGRELTSAPTTREPTTGYTASEPDTELRARRADILERYLGAPEGTALVDVRSPAEYAGEVLAPPHLPNESAQVPGHIPGAANISWGKAVNDETGEFLPTDELRDLYAAQGVTPDKDVVAYCRIGERSAHSWFVLHELLGYERVRNYDGSWTEYGSLVDVPVER; the protein is encoded by the coding sequence ATGCCCGCCAAACCCGACGCCCTCGTCACGACCGACTGGGTCGCCAGCCACCTCGACGACGACGCCGTCGTCATCGTGGAGGTCGACGAGGACGCCAGCGCATACGACCGCGACCACATCCCCGGCGCCGTGGGCTTGGACTGGCGGGCGGACCTGCAGGACCCGGTGCGCCGGACCTTTCTCGACAAGGCCGGCTTCGAGCAGCTCATGGACGCCCACGGCATCACCAACGACACCCACGTCGTGCTCTACGGCGGCAACAACAACTGGTTCGCCGCCTACGCCTACTGGTACTTCAGGATCTACGGACACGACCGGGTCAGCCTCATGGACGGCGGCCGCAAGCTCTGGGAGCAGCAGGGACGGGAGCTGACCAGCGCGCCGACCACGCGCGAGCCCACCACCGGCTACACCGCCTCGGAGCCCGACACCGAGCTGCGCGCCCGTCGCGCGGACATCCTCGAGCGCTACCTCGGCGCGCCCGAGGGCACGGCCCTGGTGGACGTGCGCTCCCCCGCCGAGTACGCCGGTGAGGTGCTCGCGCCGCCGCACCTGCCCAACGAGTCGGCGCAGGTGCCCGGCCACATCCCGGGCGCCGCCAACATCTCGTGGGGCAAGGCCGTCAACGACGAGACCGGCGAGTTCCTGCCCACCGACGAGCTGCGCGACCTCTACGCCGCCCAGGGCGTCACACCCGACAAGGACGTCGTAGCCTACTGCCGCATCGGCGAGCGCAGCGCGCACTCCTGGTTCGTGCTCCACGAGCTCCTCGGCTACGAGCGCGTCCGCAACTACGACGGCTCGTGGACCGAGTACGGCTCCCTGGTGGACGTGCCCGTCGAGCGGTAG
- a CDS encoding SDR family oxidoreductase, with protein sequence MQLHGKVAVVTGASSGIGEHTARVLADAGMVVVAVARRAERLRVLAAAAEGIEAYPADVTDDDQVLALAAHVGDQHGAVHVLVNNAGANLGTAFSSWEDVAVVTATMDLNFTGAVRCMGAFAELLAASAPSRVINVGSVAGKLAAGEPAYTASKFALVGFTEAMHDEWAPRGVTVSSLNPGFIRTEGFRQERFAGTPLDRLVGNPRTVAEAIAETARSGARERTVPRWYRPAVVVRHVAAPLYWSGIRLLR encoded by the coding sequence ATGCAGCTACACGGGAAGGTGGCCGTGGTCACCGGTGCGTCGAGCGGCATCGGCGAGCACACCGCCCGCGTCCTGGCCGACGCCGGCATGGTGGTCGTCGCCGTGGCCCGCCGGGCCGAGCGCCTGCGCGTCCTCGCCGCTGCCGCCGAGGGCATCGAGGCGTACCCCGCTGACGTCACCGACGACGACCAGGTGCTCGCCCTGGCCGCGCACGTGGGAGACCAGCACGGTGCCGTGCACGTGCTCGTCAACAACGCCGGCGCCAATCTCGGCACGGCGTTCTCGTCCTGGGAGGACGTCGCCGTCGTCACGGCCACCATGGACCTCAACTTCACCGGCGCGGTCCGGTGCATGGGGGCGTTCGCCGAGCTGCTCGCCGCCTCGGCCCCGAGCCGGGTGATCAACGTCGGGTCCGTCGCCGGCAAGCTCGCGGCGGGCGAGCCGGCGTACACCGCATCGAAGTTCGCCCTCGTGGGGTTCACCGAGGCCATGCACGACGAGTGGGCGCCCAGAGGCGTGACCGTCAGCTCGCTCAACCCGGGGTTCATCCGCACCGAGGGCTTCCGCCAGGAGCGTTTCGCCGGGACGCCGCTTGACCGCCTGGTCGGCAACCCCCGCACGGTCGCCGAGGCGATCGCCGAGACGGCGCGCAGCGGCGCGCGCGAGCGTACCGTCCCCCGGTGGTACCGGCCGGCCGTCGTGGTGCGCCACGTGGCCGCGCCGCTCTACTGGTCGGGAATCCGCCTGCTGCGCTGA
- a CDS encoding endonuclease/exonuclease/phosphatase family protein, translating to MRIATYNLLHGMSARSGLPDLGAAVTTIAALQADVVAVQEADRGLERSGGVHQVAWLADQLAWTYAFAPALLGDPETAWTTVGARDPGGGAYGVGVLSRYPLRRVVRHQLPGGRAGRRTRRATLGRPGWDREPRVALSAEVAVPDGAITVTTAHLSYLPWRGLAQLRRVAAIAAAQGETVLAGDLNLPVHAVRMALGGGWRHAHGGPTHPAWSPRRQPDQIVVTKDLRVRDAVVGPAGASDHLPLVATIDLP from the coding sequence TTGCGGATCGCGACCTACAACCTCCTGCACGGCATGTCCGCCCGCTCCGGGCTGCCCGACCTGGGCGCCGCGGTCACGACCATCGCGGCTTTGCAGGCGGACGTGGTCGCGGTGCAGGAGGCGGACCGCGGCCTGGAGCGCAGCGGCGGCGTCCACCAGGTCGCGTGGCTCGCCGACCAGCTCGCCTGGACCTACGCGTTCGCGCCGGCCCTGCTCGGCGATCCCGAGACCGCGTGGACGACCGTGGGGGCCCGCGACCCGGGCGGCGGCGCCTACGGTGTCGGTGTGCTGTCGCGCTACCCGCTCAGGCGCGTCGTCCGCCACCAGCTCCCCGGCGGCCGGGCCGGACGGCGCACCCGTCGCGCCACGCTGGGCCGCCCGGGGTGGGACCGCGAACCCCGCGTCGCCCTGAGCGCGGAGGTGGCGGTCCCCGACGGGGCGATCACGGTGACGACGGCGCACCTGTCCTACCTGCCGTGGCGGGGTCTCGCCCAGCTGCGCCGGGTCGCGGCGATCGCTGCGGCCCAGGGCGAGACGGTGCTGGCCGGCGACCTGAACCTGCCGGTCCATGCGGTCCGCATGGCCCTGGGCGGGGGGTGGCGCCACGCCCACGGCGGCCCCACCCACCCCGCCTGGTCACCGCGCCGCCAGCCCGACCAGATCGTGGTGACCAAGGACCTGCGGGTCCGCGACGCCGTCGTGGGGCCCGCCGGGGCGAGCGATCACCTGCCGTTGGTCGCGACCATCGACCTGCCGTGA
- a CDS encoding aminotransferase class V-fold PLP-dependent enzyme: MFPPDRILMGPGPSDVHPAVRQAMAAPLLGHLDPDFTPLLDQVGERLRAVFRTGNRVCFPVSGTGSAGLEAAVVNLVEPGDAVVVGVNGVFGGRLVEVARRAGAEVHTVTAPWGRIIDPDEFVAAVQRHRPVAAALVHAETSTGVHQPVAEIGAALADSGTLLVLDTVTSLAGVDVDVDGWSVDVCYAGTQKCLSVPPGLAPITFSDAAVKRVRNRTRPVQSWYLDITLILGYIDAAGGRSYHHTAPISMLYALHAGLGLVLEEGLAARIDRHARLGAMLHTGLERLGLELLAQEGHRLPQLTTVALPDGVDEAAWRRRLLDEHGIEVGGGLGDYAGRAWRIGLMGTSASERNVLLLLTALERLLAEA, encoded by the coding sequence ATGTTCCCACCTGATCGCATCCTCATGGGCCCCGGCCCGAGCGACGTCCACCCCGCCGTGCGCCAGGCGATGGCCGCGCCGTTGCTCGGCCATCTCGATCCGGACTTCACGCCCCTGCTGGACCAGGTCGGCGAACGCCTGCGAGCGGTGTTCCGCACGGGCAACCGTGTGTGCTTCCCCGTCTCGGGGACCGGCAGCGCGGGGCTCGAGGCGGCCGTGGTCAACCTGGTCGAGCCCGGTGACGCCGTCGTGGTCGGTGTCAACGGGGTCTTCGGGGGCCGCCTGGTGGAGGTGGCCAGACGCGCCGGCGCCGAGGTCCACACCGTCACGGCGCCGTGGGGGCGCATCATCGACCCCGACGAGTTCGTGGCCGCGGTGCAGCGGCACCGGCCCGTGGCGGCCGCGCTGGTGCACGCCGAGACCTCCACGGGCGTGCACCAGCCCGTGGCCGAGATCGGCGCCGCCCTGGCCGACTCGGGGACCCTGCTCGTGCTCGACACCGTCACGAGCCTGGCCGGTGTGGACGTCGACGTCGACGGCTGGTCGGTCGACGTCTGCTACGCGGGGACGCAGAAGTGCCTGTCCGTCCCGCCCGGCCTGGCGCCCATCACGTTCTCCGACGCCGCCGTAAAGCGGGTCCGCAACCGGACGCGTCCCGTGCAGTCGTGGTACCTCGACATCACGCTCATCCTCGGTTACATCGACGCGGCGGGCGGGCGCAGCTACCACCACACGGCGCCGATCTCGATGCTGTACGCCCTGCACGCCGGACTCGGCCTGGTCCTGGAGGAGGGTCTGGCGGCCCGCATCGACCGCCACGCGCGCCTGGGCGCCATGCTCCACACGGGGCTGGAGCGCCTGGGACTGGAGCTGCTCGCCCAGGAGGGCCACCGCCTGCCGCAGCTGACCACCGTGGCGCTGCCCGACGGGGTCGACGAGGCGGCGTGGCGCCGGCGTCTGCTGGACGAGCACGGCATCGAGGTCGGCGGCGGGCTCGGCGACTACGCCGGGCGCGCCTGGCGCATCGGGTTGATGGGCACATCGGCGAGCGAGCGCAACGTGCTGCTGCTGCTCACCGCGCTCGAGCGCCTCCTCGCCGAGGCCTGA
- a CDS encoding sigma-70 family RNA polymerase sigma factor, which produces MDTASAVRAERAVGVDAFADFYTGNYRDVTGLVYTLTGSWAVAEDIAQEAFVRAYRDWLRVGGFERPHSWVRTVAVNLATSRGRRLAAEARALARLRSRRPAEAAVLPEDTEAFWDAVRRLPRRQAQAVALRYHSDLSVAEIAEVMGCAEGTVKAHLHAGRRSLAAELGDGEELGR; this is translated from the coding sequence ATGGACACGGCCTCTGCGGTGCGGGCGGAAAGGGCGGTGGGCGTGGACGCGTTCGCCGACTTCTACACCGGCAACTACCGGGACGTGACGGGGCTCGTCTACACGCTGACGGGGTCGTGGGCCGTGGCCGAGGACATCGCGCAGGAGGCGTTCGTCCGCGCCTACCGCGACTGGCTGCGCGTCGGCGGTTTCGAGCGGCCCCACAGCTGGGTGCGTACGGTCGCCGTCAACCTGGCGACCTCCCGGGGACGTCGACTCGCGGCGGAGGCCCGGGCGCTGGCCCGCCTCCGCAGTCGTCGCCCCGCTGAGGCGGCGGTCCTGCCCGAGGACACGGAGGCGTTCTGGGACGCGGTGCGGCGCCTGCCGCGCCGCCAGGCGCAGGCGGTGGCGCTGCGCTACCACAGCGACCTGTCGGTGGCGGAGATCGCGGAGGTCATGGGGTGCGCCGAGGGCACGGTGAAGGCGCACCTGCACGCTGGGCGGCGATCGCTGGCCGCCGAGCTGGGCGACGGGGAGGAGCTCGGACGATGA
- a CDS encoding SRPBCC family protein, with translation MRRPMAVHVELFAVGTAPPEDVWAIVGDVRRLPAWTDAHEVARVEPDPVVAGTELVVVDRGRSRLWRVITVGPRVLEVTTDTPHGPIGLGVRVARERSGSRLVLAGALHPTGARQRLQARILEAPALRRRFDRWTRSALDLAARAR, from the coding sequence ATGAGGAGACCCATGGCCGTGCACGTGGAGCTGTTCGCCGTCGGCACCGCACCGCCCGAGGACGTCTGGGCGATCGTCGGTGACGTCAGGCGCCTGCCGGCATGGACCGACGCCCACGAGGTGGCGCGGGTCGAGCCCGATCCGGTCGTCGCCGGGACCGAGCTGGTCGTGGTCGACCGCGGTCGGTCCCGGCTCTGGAGGGTGATCACCGTCGGTCCCCGCGTGCTGGAGGTCACGACCGACACGCCGCATGGGCCGATCGGTCTCGGCGTCCGCGTGGCCCGGGAGCGGTCGGGGTCGCGGCTGGTGCTGGCCGGCGCCCTGCATCCCACGGGCGCCCGGCAGCGCCTTCAGGCCCGCATCCTGGAAGCGCCCGCGTTGCGCCGGCGCTTCGACCGGTGGACCCGCTCGGCCCTCGACCTGGCCGCCCGGGCGCGCTGA
- a CDS encoding winged helix-turn-helix domain-containing protein, with translation MAADGAEALRVRLGGDAAVEETVLRHGAVALDLRTRRARVADREVDLTAREFTLLETLLRHPGQVLSREQLLSHVWGYDYDPGSNVVDVDVGYLRKKLGGQAISTVCGMGYRLELVS, from the coding sequence GTGGCGGCGGACGGCGCCGAAGCGCTGCGCGTGCGCCTGGGAGGCGACGCCGCCGTGGAGGAGACCGTGCTGCGCCACGGCGCCGTCGCCCTTGACCTGCGCACCCGGCGGGCGCGCGTGGCCGACCGGGAGGTCGACCTGACGGCCCGCGAGTTCACGCTCCTCGAGACCCTTCTGCGCCACCCGGGACAGGTCCTCAGCCGTGAGCAGCTGCTCAGCCACGTCTGGGGCTACGACTACGACCCCGGCTCCAACGTCGTCGACGTCGACGTCGGCTACCTGCGCAAGAAGCTGGGCGGGCAGGCCATCAGCACCGTCTGCGGCATGGGCTACCGCCTGGAGCTCGTGTCATGA
- a CDS encoding ion transporter: MTDDTPPTIGSDPDAEPSARERLAVLIENRLDIPMAVLAVVWAALVAYDLVAPASLRDELTLAGNVIWILFIVEFVVKLAVSGRPLRHLRRHWPSVLFLVLPALRLFRVLRAVRALRALPAARVLGSSYRAVGTARNLLQGRLGFLLAATGIATFSSAQLLYLLERTRPEGVDSLGDALWWSANLALTGTLVFEPVTLVGRTLALALAAYSVVVFASVAATLGAFFIESRAERAAAEEAE, encoded by the coding sequence GTGACGGACGACACCCCGCCGACGATCGGGAGCGACCCCGACGCGGAGCCCAGTGCCCGCGAGCGCCTGGCCGTGCTCATCGAGAACCGCCTCGACATCCCCATGGCGGTGCTCGCCGTGGTGTGGGCCGCGCTGGTCGCCTACGACCTCGTCGCGCCCGCGTCCCTGCGCGACGAGCTCACGTTGGCCGGCAACGTCATCTGGATCCTCTTCATCGTCGAGTTCGTCGTGAAGCTGGCGGTGTCCGGGCGGCCGCTGCGCCACCTGCGGCGGCACTGGCCCAGCGTGCTGTTCCTGGTCCTGCCCGCCCTGCGCTTGTTCCGGGTCCTACGGGCGGTCCGGGCGCTGCGGGCCCTGCCGGCCGCGCGCGTCCTGGGGTCCTCCTACCGGGCGGTCGGCACGGCGCGCAACCTGCTGCAGGGCCGCCTGGGCTTCCTCCTGGCCGCGACCGGCATCGCGACCTTCTCGAGCGCCCAGCTGCTCTACCTGCTGGAGCGCACCCGCCCGGAGGGTGTCGACAGTCTCGGTGACGCACTCTGGTGGTCGGCCAACCTCGCCCTCACCGGCACGCTGGTCTTCGAGCCGGTGACGTTGGTGGGTCGGACGCTGGCCCTGGCACTGGCGGCCTACTCGGTGGTGGTGTTCGCCTCCGTCGCCGCCACCCTGGGGGCGTTCTTCATCGAGTCCCGGGCCGAGCGCGCCGCGGCCGAGGAGGCTGAATGA